One genomic window of Rhizomicrobium sp. includes the following:
- a CDS encoding type II toxin-antitoxin system VapC family toxin, translating to MTSPFLLDTCACIWLLEGALPAPSDQLLADAYLAGIATFVSPITALEVGTLARKGRFKSKLTPQRWFETLLRQPGMAQAQMTAELLIQSTELPDCDHKDPYDRIIAATAREYGYTVMTRDRALLDYGRQGYLAVLEC from the coding sequence GTGACGAGCCCGTTCCTGCTCGATACCTGCGCCTGCATTTGGCTGTTGGAGGGCGCGCTGCCGGCGCCCTCCGATCAGCTATTGGCCGACGCCTATCTTGCCGGGATCGCGACCTTCGTCTCTCCGATTACGGCGTTGGAAGTCGGAACATTGGCGCGCAAGGGCCGCTTCAAGTCGAAGCTCACGCCGCAGCGCTGGTTCGAGACTCTTCTGCGGCAGCCGGGGATGGCCCAGGCTCAGATGACGGCGGAGTTGTTGATCCAATCCACGGAACTGCCCGACTGCGATCACAAGGACCCTTACGACCGCATCATTGCCGCCACCGCGCGCGAATATGGCTACACCGTGATGACCCGCGACCGCGCGCTACTCGATTACGGCCGGCAGGGCTATCTCGCGGTGCTCGAATGCTGA
- the petA gene encoding ubiquinol-cytochrome c reductase iron-sulfur subunit, whose product MATTTTAEPTRRDFLYIATGSVAAVGAAAALWPLIDQMNPSSAVLALASIEIDLTPIQVGQSVTFKFRGHPLFVRRRSPAEIATAKAVPVSELIDPIARNLNLPDDAPATDANRETHPEWLVVSGVCTHLGCTPTAYEGDFGGWLCHCHGSQYDVAGRVRKGPAPQNLEIPVYSFLSPTRVKVG is encoded by the coding sequence TTGGCCACCACGACGACCGCCGAACCGACGCGGCGCGACTTCCTCTACATCGCCACGGGCTCCGTCGCCGCCGTGGGCGCCGCCGCGGCTCTATGGCCGCTGATCGACCAGATGAACCCGAGCTCCGCCGTGCTGGCGCTCGCCTCCATCGAGATCGACCTGACGCCGATCCAGGTCGGCCAGTCGGTCACGTTCAAATTCCGCGGCCACCCGCTCTTCGTGCGCCGCCGCAGCCCGGCCGAGATCGCGACCGCCAAGGCGGTGCCGGTGTCGGAGCTGATCGACCCCATCGCCCGCAACCTCAACCTGCCCGACGACGCCCCGGCGACCGACGCCAACCGCGAGACCCATCCCGAATGGCTGGTGGTCTCGGGCGTCTGCACCCATCTGGGCTGCACGCCGACCGCCTATGAGGGCGATTTCGGCGGCTGGCTTTGCCATTGCCACGGTTCGCAGTACGACGTCGCCGGACGGGTGCGCAAAGGCCCGGCGCCGCAGAACCTCGAAATCCCCGTCTATTCCTTCCTCTCGCCCACCCGCGTCAAAGTCGGTTGA
- a CDS encoding cytochrome b N-terminal domain-containing protein, translating to MSGPSTYVPETGFTRWLDQRLPILRFSHDTMLTFPTPRNLNFWYAFGAILTFCLGVQIVTGIVLAMHFDPSATVGAVPGSSAAFDSVESIMRDVNYGWLLRYVHANGASMFFLAVYVHMFRGLYYGSYKAPREILWILGVIIYLLMVMTAFMGYVLPWGQMSFWAATVITNLFSSLDQVTGGLKVGSHIATWLWGDFAVGGPTLNRFFSLHYLLPFIIAAVVGLHIWALHVPGNNNPLGIDVKGPQDTVPFHPYYTAKDAFYVGLFAILFAVLVFFAPDFVGNPDNYIPANPLVTPADIVPEWYLLPFYAMLRSIPQKLIGVLVLGGAIVTLAFIPWLDTSKVRSNRFRPLMKQFFWLFVLDCLVLGYCGSQGVDAAVVGIPLVWVARLGTAYYYGFFWVLMPLIGLIETPRPLPDSIAKSVLGAAHAPAE from the coding sequence ATGTCCGGTCCGTCGACCTATGTGCCCGAAACGGGCTTCACCCGCTGGCTCGACCAGAGGCTGCCGATCCTTCGGTTCAGCCACGACACGATGCTGACCTTCCCGACGCCCAGGAACCTGAACTTCTGGTACGCCTTCGGCGCCATCCTGACCTTCTGCCTCGGCGTGCAGATCGTCACCGGCATCGTGCTGGCGATGCATTTCGATCCATCCGCCACGGTCGGCGCGGTGCCCGGATCGAGCGCCGCTTTCGACAGCGTCGAGAGCATCATGCGCGACGTGAACTACGGCTGGCTGCTGCGCTATGTGCACGCCAACGGCGCCTCGATGTTCTTCCTCGCGGTCTATGTTCACATGTTCCGCGGCCTCTATTACGGCTCCTACAAGGCGCCGCGCGAGATTCTCTGGATCCTCGGCGTCATCATCTACCTGCTGATGGTGATGACCGCGTTCATGGGCTACGTGCTGCCCTGGGGCCAGATGTCGTTCTGGGCCGCGACCGTCATCACCAATCTGTTCTCCTCGCTGGATCAGGTCACCGGCGGGCTGAAGGTCGGCAGCCACATCGCCACCTGGCTGTGGGGCGATTTCGCGGTCGGCGGCCCGACGCTGAACCGCTTCTTCTCGCTGCACTACCTCCTGCCGTTCATCATCGCGGCGGTGGTCGGCCTGCACATCTGGGCACTGCACGTGCCAGGCAACAACAACCCGCTCGGCATCGACGTGAAGGGGCCGCAGGACACCGTGCCATTCCATCCCTATTACACCGCGAAGGACGCCTTCTATGTCGGGCTGTTCGCCATCCTGTTCGCCGTCTTGGTGTTCTTCGCGCCCGACTTCGTCGGCAATCCGGACAATTACATCCCAGCCAATCCGCTGGTGACGCCGGCCGACATCGTGCCCGAATGGTACCTGTTGCCGTTCTACGCGATGCTGCGCTCGATCCCGCAGAAGCTGATCGGCGTGTTGGTGCTGGGCGGCGCCATCGTGACGCTCGCCTTCATCCCCTGGCTCGATACGTCGAAGGTGCGCTCCAACCGCTTCCGGCCTTTGATGAAGCAGTTCTTCTGGCTGTTCGTGCTGGACTGCCTCGTGCTCGGCTATTGCGGCTCGCAGGGCGTCGATGCCGCGGTCGTCGGCATTCCGCTGGTGTGGGTCGCGCGCCTCGGCACCGCCTATTACTACGGCTTCTTCTGGGTGCTCATGCCGTTGATCGGCCTGATCGAGACGCCCAGGCCGCTTCCCGATTCCATCGCCAAATCCGTGCTGGGCGCCGCCCACGCACCCGCCGAGTGA
- a CDS encoding cytochrome c1 has protein sequence MRFALVAGLLLGLSAAPALGADGDQAPLKSPPQGWSFEGPFGKFNEADLQHGFQVYKEVCSACHSLNRVAFHTLSESGGPGFSDVQMKAIAGAYKVLAGPNDKGDTVDDKGNPLTRAGTPADTFPPPFPNEEAARAANGGALPPDLSLIEKARAGGPNYVYSLMTGFHETPPKGFTVTANKYYNPYFIGWNISMPPPLADGQVTFADGAPNRIADEAYAVANFLAWTSEPHLDDRHRIGVGVMLFLIVLSGLLYLSYRKVWKDEAH, from the coding sequence ATGCGCTTCGCACTCGTAGCCGGCCTCCTGCTCGGCCTTTCCGCCGCTCCCGCGCTTGGCGCGGACGGCGACCAGGCGCCGCTCAAGTCGCCGCCCCAGGGCTGGTCGTTCGAAGGCCCGTTCGGCAAGTTCAACGAGGCCGACCTGCAGCACGGCTTCCAAGTCTACAAGGAAGTCTGTTCGGCCTGTCACAGCCTGAACCGCGTCGCCTTCCATACCCTCTCGGAATCCGGCGGCCCCGGCTTTTCCGACGTCCAGATGAAGGCGATCGCCGGCGCCTACAAGGTGCTCGCCGGCCCCAACGACAAGGGCGACACGGTCGACGACAAGGGCAATCCGCTCACCCGCGCCGGCACGCCGGCCGACACCTTCCCGCCGCCCTTCCCGAACGAGGAAGCGGCCCGCGCCGCCAATGGCGGGGCGCTGCCGCCCGACCTCTCGCTGATCGAGAAGGCGCGCGCCGGCGGCCCGAACTATGTCTATTCGCTGATGACCGGCTTCCACGAGACGCCGCCCAAGGGCTTCACCGTCACGGCGAACAAGTACTACAACCCCTACTTCATCGGCTGGAACATCTCGATGCCGCCGCCGCTGGCCGACGGCCAGGTGACCTTCGCCGACGGTGCGCCGAACAGAATCGCCGACGAGGCCTATGCCGTGGCCAATTTCCTGGCCTGGACCAGCGAGCCGCATCTGGACGACCGCCACCGCATCGGCGTCGGCGTGATGCTGTTCCTGATCGTGCTCTCGGGTCTGCTCTATCTGTCCTACCGCAAGGTCTGGAAGGACGAGGCGCACTAG
- a CDS encoding S-methyl-5'-thioadenosine phosphorylase — MTTTVLGVIGGSGVYDIPGLENPRWKKIASPWGAPSDALLFGTYKGTDLVFLPRHGRGHIQTPSTINYRANIDVLKRAGVTDLISVSACGSLKEELPPGTFVIADQFIDRTFAREKSFFGPGLVAHVSMAHPVDGHIANALDIACAEEGIAYARGGTYICIEGPQFSSLAESNLYRSWGCSVIGMTAMPEAKLAREAELPYAIVAMVTDYDCWHPDHDHVTVDAVVKIMHANAEHARKLIMNVAGKLGPIHTPSPVIESVLDTAIMTAPAQRDTRLIRKLDAVAGRILPKRASRPKAKPRAKKRR; from the coding sequence ATGACCACCACCGTCCTCGGCGTCATCGGCGGCAGCGGCGTCTATGACATTCCCGGCCTCGAAAATCCGCGCTGGAAGAAGATCGCCTCGCCCTGGGGCGCGCCGTCGGACGCGCTCCTGTTCGGCACCTACAAGGGCACCGATCTCGTCTTCCTGCCACGCCACGGCCGCGGCCATATCCAGACGCCGTCGACGATCAACTATCGCGCCAATATCGACGTGCTCAAGCGCGCCGGCGTCACCGACCTGATCTCGGTTTCCGCCTGCGGTTCGCTGAAGGAAGAACTGCCGCCCGGCACTTTCGTGATCGCCGACCAGTTCATCGACCGCACCTTCGCGCGCGAGAAAAGCTTCTTCGGCCCCGGCCTGGTGGCGCATGTCTCCATGGCCCATCCGGTCGACGGCCATATCGCCAACGCGCTCGACATCGCCTGCGCGGAAGAGGGCATCGCCTATGCCCGCGGCGGCACCTATATCTGCATCGAGGGTCCGCAATTCTCCTCGCTGGCCGAGAGCAATCTCTACCGTTCCTGGGGCTGCAGCGTGATCGGCATGACCGCGATGCCCGAGGCCAAGCTCGCCCGCGAGGCGGAGCTGCCCTACGCCATCGTCGCCATGGTGACGGATTACGATTGCTGGCACCCCGACCACGACCATGTGACGGTCGATGCCGTGGTGAAGATCATGCACGCCAATGCCGAGCATGCGCGCAAGCTGATCATGAACGTGGCCGGCAAGCTCGGCCCGATCCACACGCCGTCGCCGGTGATCGAATCGGTGCTCGACACCGCGATCATGACCGCCCCCGCCCAGCGCGATACGCGCCTGATCCGCAAGCTCGACGCGGTGGCGGGGCGCATACTGCCGAAACGCGCGTCACGGCCGAAAGCGAAGCCCAGGGCGAAAAAGCGCCGCTGA
- a CDS encoding adenine phosphoribosyltransferase, with protein sequence MNFKDTIRTIPDYPKPGIMFRDVTTLFGNPRAFRRAVDELVQPYAGMSIDKVAGIEARGFILGGAVAHQLSTGFVPVRKKGKLPFTVLGEDYDLEYGTDRVEIHTDAVKPGDNVIVVDDLIATGGTCVAAIRLLERAGANVIGCSFVIDLPDLGGADKIRKLGKQVTTLVAYEGH encoded by the coding sequence ATGAACTTCAAGGACACCATCCGGACCATTCCGGATTACCCCAAGCCCGGCATCATGTTCCGGGACGTGACCACCCTGTTCGGCAATCCGCGCGCCTTCCGCCGCGCGGTCGACGAGCTGGTGCAGCCCTATGCCGGCATGAGCATCGACAAGGTCGCGGGCATCGAGGCGCGGGGCTTCATCCTGGGCGGCGCGGTGGCGCATCAGCTTTCCACCGGCTTCGTGCCGGTGCGCAAGAAGGGCAAGCTGCCCTTCACCGTCCTGGGCGAGGACTACGACCTCGAATACGGCACCGACCGGGTGGAGATCCACACCGACGCGGTCAAGCCGGGCGACAACGTCATCGTGGTCGACGATTTGATCGCCACCGGCGGCACCTGCGTGGCGGCGATAAGGCTTCTGGAGCGCGCCGGCGCGAACGTGATCGGCTGTTCCTTCGTGATCGACCTGCCCGACCTCGGCGGCGCCGACAAGATCCGCAAGCTCGGCAAGCAGGTGACGACGCTGGTGGCGTATGAGGGGCATTGA